From the Clostridium sp. Marseille-P299 genome, the window GGTTCAGCTTACGACATGGTTCTGACTTAAATGAGGTAGTAGCCACCATGACTACTACCTCATACATTAACCTTTAAAACAGCCCTGTACTATAGTACAAGACTGTTATCTAAAACTCAATTTTTTAATTTCGTATACTGAAATTTGCAAGTACTTTATAAAAATAATACTATGCCCTTACAATCACTCTTTAATTTGTCTTCCTTCATGATCTATATGATAATTATCCGTATAGATTAATTGAGAAATAGGAACAATTTCATACCCTTTCTTCTGTAACCCAGTAATCATTTTCTCAAGAGCATCTGCGGTAAACTTAGCTCCATTATGGCATAAAATAATCGATCCATTTCCCAGGTGCTTGTTATTTACCACCATATTAATAATAGAATCCACTCCATAATCTTTCCAGTCTAAACTATCAACATCCCATTGAATCGTATAATAACCTGTTTCCTTTGCAGCCGCAATTAAAGTATTATTATAATCTCCATACGGTGGTCTAAATAATGTCATATCCTTCCCCGTCAACTCTTTTACTTTATCATGAGGCTTTTTAAGTTCCGCAATGCATTCTTCTTTTGAAAGCTTCGACATTTGCTTATGATTTTCACTATGATTACCAAGGTCATGACCTGCTGCCGCAATAGCCTTTACATCGTCAGGGTATTTTTCAATCCATCCGCCAGTCATAAAAAATGTAACCTTAACGTTGTGCTTAGCTAAAATTTCTAAAATCGTTGCGGTATCTTCATTCCCCCACGCAGCATCAAATGAAAGTGCAACTTGCTTCTTATCCGTTCCTACACAGTAAATTGGCAACTCTCTTTTACTATTTGATATCGTCTGTACCGCCTTAGGTACGAAATGAACTCCTGCTGCAATTAAGAGAATTGCTGATAATACAATAATACCAGATTTTATGAACCTCATTAGTTTTTCCTTATCAATTTCAAAGGTCATGGCATCCCTCAACATAATATGTATTACTATATTTATATTGAGAATACAATGAGTTATGATAAGATTATTAAAACTTTTCCAATCTGTTGAAATTTATCCATCACTATGATCCGTTTATTCTTAACCATTCATTTTCAATTAAAATTCCATAATTTGTTTCGTTTAATCAATCAATTATTCCCATGATGCAACATAATATTTCGTTTTCCCCTGACCTTCACTTGATATAAAGCTTCATCTGCATTTTGCATCATTTTTGTATATGAAAGTCTTTCCCCATTGGACGATGCAAATCCAATACTATAAGTAAGATAGAATTGATTGTAATTTAAATGCACTGGAATTCGGGTTAAGTCCATTAGTCTAGAGAATCTGCTTATAAGTTCCTCTTCATTATCTCCTAATATTAGAAGAAGAAATTCATCCCCACCGTAACGGCAGATATAATCTTCCTTTCCAAGAAACTGAGTTAACCGATATGCTGTCAGTTTAATTGCTTGATCACCAGTCAGATGCCCATATGTATCATTAATCATCTTAAAATTATCAATATCTACAATCCCTAGAAATGCACAAAAATCTTTTTTACGTTCTAGAAGATGATTATAGTAATCTTGAAATATTGCTCTTGTAGGAAAGTTTGTAAGATTATCTGAATTTGTAAGTAGATTTTCACTCACCTGCATATAGTTTAAAATATTATTATTTTTATCTCGAATTGGCACAATATAATTTTTATCATGCCCAATAAACTCATTTCCTTCTCTAAATCTAGTTTCATACTGAATCCTACCACCTTGTTTCAGATCCTCAAGCAAATAAGTAGTATCCATTCCAATAATATAAGGTTTTATCAAGTCCGGTAGAGTCTCTGAATTTTTATTATAATACACACATTCCTCAGCCTCTCGATTCTTATAAACAATGTTGGTATCCGGATCAGTGATTACAATTTTATTCGGTAGGTATTCCAAATAAGTATTTAATTTTTCTCTTTCATTTTCAATACTCTTCATTGCAGTTACATCCATAATCGTTATATAAAAGCAATTATATTCTTCATCATAACATGCTGTATCATGAATATATATTATTGTTCCGTCTTTTCTGCGCATACGATATTCAAAATCCAGATTTTCACCTTTTTCAATCGCTGCGGCAACATCAACTAAAATTTCAGAAACATCATCAATTACCATGTCCGCAAAACGATTTCCAAAGAGAGTCTCTACTTCTTCTTTGCTATACCCAACAATTGTATAAAAATAATCATTCGCATACAGGATCGTAGAATGGTCATCATTTTTACAATAAAGAACTCCTGCATGAATTTTATTTAAAATATTTTTAACTCTTTCATCAATATGCAAATCTAACATAAATTAATACCTCTAAAACTAATACATATTCCTGAAGAACTCTCTATTTCAATGCTATCAAAATACGTTTTTATATTGCAATCAATTACCTCTTTTGTTAACCCACCCCGATAATAGCACGAAAATATTCTTAACCCACCTTAATTATATTCTTCAACCATTAATTTATTAAATTTATCTTCAGGTAATGGTTTATTAAAGTAATAACCTTGAATAATATAACAATTCTTTTCTCTAAGAAACTTCACCTGTTCTTCTTTTTCAACCCCTTCAGCAATTACCTCGAGGTTAAGCTTTCTAATTAATGATATAATCATTTCGAGTACTATATCGTTTTTCTTTTGTCCTATTAAATCAATAAAAACTTTATCAATTTTTATTCCCACAAAATCAAATTTACTAATGGTATGAAGTCCAGATGCACCCATACCAAAATCGTCCATATGTACTTTGAACCCCATATTTACAATAGACGCTATCATTTCTTGTAATTTCTCCGCATTATGAGAAAGAGCTGTTTCTGTTATCTCAAAAACAATATCGCGTGGTTCAATTTGATAATCGTGGATAATTTGACTAAGAGTACTTTCAAATAAAGGATTTTCTACTTGATATCTTGATAAGTTAATGGATATTGGTACTACCCTAATACCTTTATTTTTTAGTTCACTAATGTTCTTACAAGTAAGTCGAACGACTTCCATGTCCAAATCTATAATTTGTCCATTTTCTTCATAGGTTGGAATAAATTTGGCCGGAGAGACTATTACTCCATCTGGCTTTTGCCAGCGCACTAATGCCTCAGCTCCAATTACACTATTATCTCTTGAATCATATTTAGGCTGATACCATATCTTAAATTCATTATTTTTTATCGCATTTTTAAATTCGGCCTCTATTTCCTTTTTCTCCTCTAAAGTATAACGCATTTCAATTTTAGAGAAATTATAAAATTCCGTATATTTACCTTTTATTTCACTTATTGCAATCAATGCATCATTATATGCTAATTCAATTGTGTCATAGTTGCTACACATTGAAATGCCTATTGATAAATGAAAATATGGTAATATCTTTGCACTAATTACATCATCAAGGGCTTTTTGATACATTTTTAGTTTAGAAATAATCATTTCTTTAGAATCATATTGAATGAGGGCAACAAATATATCATTTTTATCTCTATAAATTGAATCATTTTTTAATACCTCATTAAATATTTTTGATATTTCTAATAGCACTTTATTACCAATATGTATTCCATACTTTGTATTTATCATTTTGAAATTATCAATATCTATGACTAACAATGCTTTATCCTTAAGCTGTTGCATTTTATCATATGTGTAAAAATTTTCAAGCCAATTATAATTTTTTTTCTTTGTTACATCATCTACAAAAATCATATTGTTTAAGCGTTTCATATAATAGATGTAAGTAACACCTAAAAGTAACATTAAAAAAAAGACAGTCATCGTTATGGATGAAACAAATTTTACCGTAATATTACTCATTTCATCTGCATTGCTGGAAATATATTTATAAGGAACATATGTAACTAGATACCAATCATCAAAATTTAGCGGCTCATAATAAGCAATAAATTTTTCACCCTCATAATAGTAGCAGACATATCCTTTTAAAAGATTATTCATATCATCTAACATAGTCGAAAGTTCTTCTTCTACTCGATCTTTATCATGAAAGATATTATAATCAATTGTTGGATCTATTACAGAGTCCGCCACAATATCTCCATTTTTATCCAATACAATACTGCTCCCGTTACCTTCAAATGACGATATACTAAGAAGATTAATATAGTCAAGGGAACGATAGGTAGCTGTAAGCACATATTTTATAGAACCATCTTGGTAAACAGGAACAGACAGTATATTTAAATTCATAGTTCCATCTTCACTTAAATAACTTTCTGTAAACGACTCTTCTCCTTTAAACCCCTTTTGGATATATTCGTAATTATTTAGTTGAAACTTTTCATCTAATGTAGTTAAACAAATTCCACTTTGATTGGTTAGGCCTAAATTGTAAAATTTTAAAACTTTATTTATATGTTTTAAATGATCTACCAATTCTTTTTGAGAACATGTTTTAAGCTCACTTAGATGCATAGAAATGGATCTTAGAGTCTCTATTTTTTCAGTAAATCGGCTATTAATTAATTCTACATTTTGAGCTGAAACACTTAATATAGTGGCTTCCGCTTCTTTTTTACTACGCTTTTGTATATTGTCCCTAAAATCAATTAACACCAGCTTACTTATAAGTAGGGAAATCAAAGAAATTAGTGCTACCAGTATCCAAACTCGATTCTTAAACTTCTTTGAATCTTTTTTAATCATATTCACTGCATTCCTCCTTATAAAGGTTCACCTTGACTAATTCGAATGAAATATTTCAACACTAAGTTTCCATATAACTTCTCCGTAGTTTTAGCTTTAACCTCATATAAGATATTATTGGCGCTAGGCATAGTTCTCAAATGATACTTTTTTCTCCCCTGTATCATTTTTCTCATATCATTAAAGACAAAAAGCGAAACAATCACTTAAGAATACACCGAAAATGCCCTCTGTCAAAACTTAATTTTACTTTTAATTACACATTTCCATTTTTCCACTTTTAGAAAATATTCTTGCACAACTGCAAAAACAATCCCATGTATTGTTACCTCTATATTTAGATGATTTTTTGATGATATTTGGAATTTTATAAGAATTTGTTTGAGGAAAATTGATATTTTAAAATCAAACCTCTAAGCTTTCTTGTAGACCATGATTCATTGTATGAACCTACTTTGTAATAAACGATTTTACTACAAGTAACCTTTATTTCTAGAGAATCCTTTGACGATCAATCCAATTTATAACAATGGATTTCCAATAGATATTGATATTAATAGTACTTATATAAATCCTCATCATTTAACCAGGATTCAATAATATTTTAATGATACTGCAATTCATAGGTTGCTATAGTATTGCGCAAATTAATTCCATGACCTTCATAAATATAATTACTGTACTAAAGGACATTAGTAAGTTCTTCTTTATTCAAGGTTTCCATAGTTTATTTTATATGTTCAAGAATATATTCTTCACAAATAAGAATATTTCTAGTCAAGGTATATAAAACAATTCTTTTTAGCTTGTTTTATATACTTTACTATTTTTCCATTTTAATAATCGCTTTTAGCTTGTCACCTCCATTAAACTGAATAGGAAATATTTTTAAACATATACAAAATATCACATTTTGTAAATTTGTGCAATATAATTCCCCATGTTTTTCCACAATAATAATAAAATTTTAAAAATAAATCTATAAATTGTAATTTTAAATTCCACCCCTAACTATTTATACGTATGTAAATTAGTGGCTTAAATTAAATAAGTATAGTCCATTTAAAAGGTCATGGCATCTCTCATTATAATTTGTGTCAACAATGTTATATTGAGAGATGCCATGACAATTTTCATCCTATAAATTAAATTTATGAAGGTGGTTTATTAATTATTTTTGCCACAGCAATGCTTATATTTCAATCCACTATTACAAGGGCATGGTGAATTAGGATAAATTTTATTTTTCTTTGCTTGTGTAAAATCAATAACATTAGAGTTAACATTAGATTCCACATTATTTGCAAGAGGGAAGCGTTTTTCCTTTTGCTCTATTATCTCAGCAAATTCGGTAGGTGTATAACCTCTATTTAAAAGCATTCTTGTATTATTCCATAACTCTTTAATTAATGGAGTAAACTGCTGCATTTGGTTATCGTTCGTAAAATAAATATCATTTTCAGATAATAAATCAAAAATATCTTGCATACGACAATCATTTCTAATCTCTTCTTGAATATCAAAAGTTATCATACATGCTTCTTCTTCGCTTAACCCAACTATTTCATTAAGAAAATTTATCACGTTAAAAACATAAATATCCATTGGTGAGTATCCAGCTCTTGAATACATTTTCACTTCTTCTTTATTTGGTAAATAATAAGGCTTGTCTCCTTGTAATTTCTGAAGTTCTATATAATCATCGTCATCTACAATGTCACTTGATATTAATAAATTATCTTTTAAGACAAAATGTACTCGGTTGGATGGAAACTGTGTGGTGGCATCTAATAAATCTTCTATCGTAATCTGACTCTTTTCATTCTGATTATAAGCTTTTACAATTATATCTAACGGTACAACTCCGTAAAGTATTCTAGATGTTTCGCAGTACTCCCAAATGCCTCCAATATAATTTCTCTTTTTATGAAACTCCTTATTATTAAAAGTTTCATATGCGTTCTCCACGTCCTTTGGTACTACAAATTCAAATTCGCTACCTAGATATCCACCTTCTAATAAGTGAAATGCTAGATCATAATCAACATCCTCACCTTTGCCGTTAATTATTGATTGAAATGCATTAATTTCATCGTCATCCATAAGGGCAAAATAACGTTCCATTATTTCCTTTTGTAAAACATATTCAGAAAGTACGTCGATTAACTCTTGTTTCTTGTATGTTGTTACACGAGGTAATTTGTGTATTTTAGCAATGGTGACAAGTCCTTGTTTTGTATAGTCAAAATAAATATCTCTCAATTTTATATTGTCTGATTGATATGATTTCATAAATATTCTCCTTACTTTCCTAATAACATTATAAATACATGTATATTTATATTACTATAATTTCTATTAAGATTACAATTCTAACTCTATCAATTTATAATTTTTTTAGCGTTCAAGAAAGGTTCAAAGTTATTTCTATAAAGAAAAGAAAAATAGGCATACTACCTCCTAATCTAAATAAGAAGTAATATGCCTTTTAATTTTTATATTCAATTATTCAAATAGATAATTATGCTACAGTAACTATATTGACTGAATCAATTTAATTCATCAAAACATGCAGCAACTGCATTCGAGAACTTATAATTATTTTGAGCATCCCAGTTAATCGACCATGTCATAATTCCACGTAAGGTTGGATATGTATTAGGAGCTACAAAGTTGCCCGCTTTTGAACCAGTAACTAGCGATTTAAATGCCGAAGTTACAATAGAAGGATCAATATAACCGCTTCCTGCTCCTTTAATGGATGCTGGGAGTCCAAGTCCTACCTGATCCGGTCTTAATCCATTTTCCAGCTGTATTGTTGCAAGTGCTGTTAAAAAATCAGCATTACCTTGAGAGTACACTTTTCCATCATACCCCAACATTGCACCTGAATTGTAGTACTGTGTATTACATATTGTAAGTATATCTTTTATCGCCAATGCTAATTTAAAATATTCATATCCCGTAGATTGCATATCTAAAGTTTGAGGTGCCATAGTAATAATTAAATCTGAGCCCACTTTTTTATACAGTGAACGTAGCGCTTTCTCCATATATGTCGCACTAATTCCGTGTTCTAGATCAATATCTACACCATCAAATCCATACTTTGTCATTAAGTTATATACACTATTTGCAAAAATATCTGCTTGTGTATCATTCGCTACACTAACTGTACCAACTTCTCCACCAATGGATATAATAACCTTCTGACCTTTTGCTTTTGCTGCTGCAATGTCACTAATAAACTGGGCTTCTGTATAACCACCTAAAGCTGTACTTAATCCTGAATCTAAGGTGAATTTCACTTCTCCAGGTGTTGAGGTGGATTCAGCAAATGCAACACAAATAACATTATATGTTGATGGTACATCACTTATTTTTAAGCTTGTTGCTCCATTATTAAAGTTTTGCCAATATCCTGTTAAAACGTAAGGTGGTAAATCCGAAGAAGGTATTGTAGGTGTTGGCGTTGGTGATACAGTTGGACTTATCATCGGTGTGATCGTAGGTGTTGGCATAACCGTTGGTGTAGGCGATATCGTTGGTGTTGGTGATATTGTAGGGATTGGTGTCGGTGTAGCCGACGGAGTTAACGTTGGCGTAGGTGTAACCTCCCCCACATTACGAATAAACTTCCATGGCTTCCAATCCTCAGTTCCTGGTATGTCTCCAAGTGTCCACCATTTTGCCTCATATACTTTTCCATTATATATAGCTTGATCGCCAGCTACATATATTGTAGTACTATTCCATAATGGTATTGTTTCATTTTGTATATTTTCTGATGCTAATATTTCATTTGCATCTTCTGACGGAGTAAACGATGTACCAAGTATTGTAGAAGCGGTATTATTTCTAACTACTCCAATATTTTTCCATGGTCCCCACTCTTCTGTTCCTGGTATATTTCCAAGTGTCCACCACTTTGCCTCATAAATACTTCCATTATAAGTTACCTTATCTCCAGCCACATAAATTTTTGTATTATTCCAAGGTTCTATATTATTTATAGTTGGTGTTGGAGTTGGCGATACCATCGGCGTTGGTGCTAAAGAAACAGATGGTGTTGGTGTTATCGTAGGTGACGGCGATACTGTTGGCGCTATTGTAACAATTGGAGTCGGCGTCACAACTTGATTATTAATACCTAAAGATCTTGCAGTAAATTCAAGTAATTCTCCTTCTTTATCTCCACTACACTCCCAGAACATACCACCACCAAGATTTCTGCTCTTTAAATAATCTAATTTATACCCTAGTGACTCTTCATCATCATATGTAATAAACACTTTTGTTTGCTCACTGTATAGATAAGGACATTTTGCATAGTCATCCCAATACCTTACATATCCTCTCTTTCCAATATAATTTGTTTTTATATCCCAGTAATCCCAAGAAGAGCCTTCCCATGTTCCTAAATCAGTACCAGCCGAAGTAGCTGCACTTCCATTATGAAAAAGACTTGTCTCTGGAGTTGCATTTACATTAATCCATCCTCGTCCATAAAAAGGTAGTCCCAAGTTTAAATCCTCTGGATTCGCTCCTGCATTAATATAAGCATCCACTGTTGCTTCGATGCTAAAGATAGAACCTGTTGTATCCTTTGGATTTAAATACAATGGAGAATTGTGATTTGTCTGTGGATCAAAACCGCCATGATAATCATAAGTCATAAGGTTAATCCAATCTAAATACTTCATCATATTAGTAACATCAATATTATTCACATAATTCTGATTTGCGGATGATGCAATCGTTAACAGATATGTTTTTCCATCAATTGCACTTTGTGCATCGAGCTTTTGTCGAATTAATTTTACTAATTCTACGTAGTTTTGTTTATCAGTTGGTCTATGAGGTATATTATTTCCACCCTCCACTGGATATTCCCAATCGATATCAATGCCATCGAATCCGTACTTTAAAATGAATTCAACTGCGGAACTCGCCATCTTCTCGCGTTTTACAGGATCTGCGGCAACGTCTGAAAAATTGTTAGACCAAGTCCATCCACCAATAGAAATCAAAGTCTTAAGATTTGGATACGTTTCTTTGATCTTTTTTAACATACCAAAATGTCCAGCCGTATTATTGCTTTGATCTTCCCAGGTAAAACCTGCACTTGGATATAGGGATGTAATCTGACAATCTATCCAAGGATCACCTACAACTACAGTTCCATCGGATTTTAAATTTGCAAAAGCAAAATTTAAATGTGTCAAATTTGAAAAATCCACTTTATCAATCCCATAATTTCTCGCATAACCAGCCCACGATGCATAATACCCAATTAACCGATACTCTTTTTGAACTGATAAGTTTTCCAATTCATTTGTACTTTGCGCTGTTGCATTTGTATTCACAAATACTAACATAGCAAGCATAACAAATACTGTAAGTAAACTAATTAATCTTCTGTGTTTCATTTTTAAACTTCCCATAAAACATCCATCCTTTCTTTTTGAGACATAAATCATTAAGTTTTAATACTCTCTTCTTATGTTTCTTATAGAAAGCTATATAAAATTTGGGTCCATCAATCAGTTTATTATAATTTAATTTTAAATCAAATGCAATTTTGAGTACATAGTCAAAGTTGTTTTATATTGCTTATTTTTGTCCATTCTTGTGCTGATAATTCCATAAGCTCTCTTAAATTGATAGCCTTTGATAATAAAAAGATATTACAAATAGCTTTTAAAAAACGCTAATTTGTAATACCTCTTTGTTTTGAACTTATTAAATAATATTAAATAATCCTATGTAAATTCTTTAATGATATATCCAAAATCGGTGCTGAATGTGTTAAAGCTCCGCTAGAGATAAAATCCACTCCAATGTCCAGTAAGTTCTTAATATTTTCCTTGGTTACATTTCCAGAACATTCAGTTTTAGCGCGATTGCCAATTAGTTCTACCGCTTTTTTCATTTCTTCTGGTGTCATATTATCAAGCATAATAATATCAGCACCTGCATCTAATGCCTCTTGCACCATTTCTAAATTTTCCACTTCAACTTCTATTTTACGTACAAATGAAGCATATTCCCTTGCCATAGCAACCGCTTTCTTTACTCCTCCTGCTGCTCCAATGTGATTATCTTTTAATAAAATACCATCTGATAAGTTAAAACGATGGTTGTACCCACCCCCTACTCTCACGGCATATTTCTCAAAAATCCGCATATTGGGAGTTGTTTTTCTCGTGTCTAATAATTTCGTCTTGCTTCCCTCTAATAGCTTCACAATAGAAGCTGTATATGTTGCAATTCCACTCATCCTTTGTAAATAATTTAGTGCGGTTCTCTCCCCTGATAATAAAACCCTAATATCACCTCTAACTATGGCTAATAAATCGCCTTTCTTCACCTGCTCCCCATCCCTACATTTAAACTCAACAAAAGTATTGCTATCTAACAATAAGAATACTCTCTCAAAAACCTCTAAACCCGCTATTACACCGTCTTGTTTACAAATTAGTTCTACTTCACCTTGTTGGTATTTTGGCATCACAGAATTTGTCGTAATATCTTCATCCACAATATCTTCTTTCAGTGCTTGTAAAATTAACGGATCCATATTTAATTTCATCGTAATATCATTTATCATGCTATCCTACCCTTTCACTTCGTCATAATAACATTTACGCGTTGTTTCACCCATATTTGTTTCATTCGTATTGCTTCACCCGTTTTATTTCATCTATTATCATTTTCTTATATTCTGTTAGCAATGCATCTTTGTTTTTATACTTTTCATAGTCAATGGATTCAATATAACAATCACTACCTACTATTTCATTATTATGCGTTCCACTAAAACACTTTTCACTACCTGCTATCTCGATCTCATCTCTTCTACACAGGCGCATTTCACTGTCCGCTATCTCATTATCATTCCTACTACTCAAAGGTTTCCTAATTAAGAACTCCCAAGCTATATCTTCTGCCGCTCGTTTTGCAAAAACCAAACTTTCCAGTAATGAATTACTTGCTAATCGATTCTTACCATGTACACCATTACAACTGATTTCCCCTGCTGCATATAAGCATTCCATACTCGTTTTACTATGTAAGTCAACTTTAATTCCGCCCATAAAATAATGCTGGCTTGGTACTACGGGTATACATTCTTTCGTTACATCAAATCCTTCTTCTAAACAGTGTTTATAAATGTTTGGAAAGTGATTGATAATTTCATCTTTATCTATTGTTTCCATAGAAAGCCAAACATAAGGTTTCCCATCCCGTTCCATTTGCTTTTTAATTTCTTTTGATAGTAAATCCCTAGGTAGCAATTCATTCACAAAGCGTTCACCCTTGGCATTATATAAAATGGCTCCCTCCCCGCGAACAGATTCCGATATTAAGAATCTTCTTCCAGGTTTCGTTGAATATAACGTTGTAGGATGTATCTGAATGTAGTCTATATGTTCTAACGTAATATTATGGTTAAGAGCAATGGCTAAAGCATCTCCCGTTAGATGCGAAAAATTAGTCGTGTTATCAAATATACCGCCAATTCCACCACATGCAAACACTGTGAAAGGAGCTTCTATTGTATGAACTCCCCCTTCTTTATCTTGACCAATAATACCAAAACAGCGATTCCCTTTAGTTAAAATATCTAACATTGTAAAATACTCAATAATCTCAACATTTTTTAATTCTTGTACCTGCTTTAGTAACTTACTTGTGATTTCTTTCCCTGTAATATCTTTATGGTAAAGTATTCTTGGTGCACTATGAGCACCCTCTTTGGTAAAGGTGAGTTTCCCATCTTTCTTATTAAACTCAACTCCGATATCTATCAAATCTTCAATTACACTTTGTGAAGAACGAATCATAACGTCCACGGATTCTTTATTATTTTCATAATGCCCAGCTTTCATTGTATCTTCAAAATAACTGTCGTAATCAGCTTCATCTTTTAAGACACAGATTCCTCCCTGGGCTAAAAATGAATCACTACTTTCAACGTCTGATTTCGTTACAATGATAATTTTTTTATCTTTTGGTAAATTAAGTGCACAAAATAAACCTGCAACGCCACTTCCTACAATAACAACATCTGCTTTTCGCTTCATTACTATCTCATCTGACTTTCTCTTATATTCTTTATTCCATGGATTTAGTTTTCAAAAATTAAAATAATATTGCTCTACTTTGCTAGTTCTAACATACGATTTAGAGGTACCTTGGCTTTTAATCGTAGTTCCTCATCTATTTCCACTGGATTTTTACCATAAAGTAAAGTATCCCTGACTTTTTCTAATGTAATACGTTTCATATTCGGGCAAAATTGACGATGACCAACGGAATAAAATCTCTTGTTTGGATTCTTTAATTTTAGCTCATATTCAATTCCCATCTCTGTACAAATGATAAATTCATCAGCTTCTGACTGCGTCGCATAATCAATGATACCAGAAGTACTTCCGATATAATCTGCAAGCTCTAATATTTCCAATTTACATTCTGGATGTACTAAAATCTTAGCACTAGGTTTTGCAGCCATTGCCTTTAATACATTTTCCTTTGAAATACTTGTATGGACATGGCAAAAGCCATCATTAAATATAAATGTTTTCTCAGGTACCTGATTGGCAACATAACGCCCTAAATTTTCATCTGGTATAAAGAAAATATACCTATTTGGTAATGCTTTTACGATTTCAATTGCGTTGGATGACGTTACACATATATCTGCATATGTCTTTAATTCAGCCGTTGAATTGATATAGCACACAACTGCTAAATCTATGTATTTCTCGC encodes:
- the nadA gene encoding quinolinate synthase NadA; this translates as MMDSLIEEIARLKKENNAVILAHYYVNEEVQAIADYIGDSYYLSKIATKVEEDTILFCGVTFMGESAKILNPTKRVLVPDMSADCPMAHMVDVNKIKEMREKYIDLAVVCYINSTAELKTYADICVTSSNAIEIVKALPNRYIFFIPDENLGRYVANQVPEKTFIFNDGFCHVHTSISKENVLKAMAAKPSAKILVHPECKLEILELADYIGSTSGIIDYATQSEADEFIICTEMGIEYELKLKNPNKRFYSVGHRQFCPNMKRITLEKVRDTLLYGKNPVEIDEELRLKAKVPLNRMLELAK
- the nadC gene encoding carboxylating nicotinate-nucleotide diphosphorylase, giving the protein MINDITMKLNMDPLILQALKEDIVDEDITTNSVMPKYQQGEVELICKQDGVIAGLEVFERVFLLLDSNTFVEFKCRDGEQVKKGDLLAIVRGDIRVLLSGERTALNYLQRMSGIATYTASIVKLLEGSKTKLLDTRKTTPNMRIFEKYAVRVGGGYNHRFNLSDGILLKDNHIGAAGGVKKAVAMAREYASFVRKIEVEVENLEMVQEALDAGADIIMLDNMTPEEMKKAVELIGNRAKTECSGNVTKENIKNLLDIGVDFISSGALTHSAPILDISLKNLHRII
- a CDS encoding L-aspartate oxidase; translation: MKRKADVVIVGSGVAGLFCALNLPKDKKIIIVTKSDVESSDSFLAQGGICVLKDEADYDSYFEDTMKAGHYENNKESVDVMIRSSQSVIEDLIDIGVEFNKKDGKLTFTKEGAHSAPRILYHKDITGKEITSKLLKQVQELKNVEIIEYFTMLDILTKGNRCFGIIGQDKEGGVHTIEAPFTVFACGGIGGIFDNTTNFSHLTGDALAIALNHNITLEHIDYIQIHPTTLYSTKPGRRFLISESVRGEGAILYNAKGERFVNELLPRDLLSKEIKKQMERDGKPYVWLSMETIDKDEIINHFPNIYKHCLEEGFDVTKECIPVVPSQHYFMGGIKVDLHSKTSMECLYAAGEISCNGVHGKNRLASNSLLESLVFAKRAAEDIAWEFLIRKPLSSRNDNEIADSEMRLCRRDEIEIAGSEKCFSGTHNNEIVGSDCYIESIDYEKYKNKDALLTEYKKMIIDEIKRVKQYE
- a CDS encoding glycosyl hydrolase family 18 protein; this translates as MGSLKMKHRRLISLLTVFVMLAMLVFVNTNATAQSTNELENLSVQKEYRLIGYYASWAGYARNYGIDKVDFSNLTHLNFAFANLKSDGTVVVGDPWIDCQITSLYPSAGFTWEDQSNNTAGHFGMLKKIKETYPNLKTLISIGGWTWSNNFSDVAADPVKREKMASSAVEFILKYGFDGIDIDWEYPVEGGNNIPHRPTDKQNYVELVKLIRQKLDAQSAIDGKTYLLTIASSANQNYVNNIDVTNMMKYLDWINLMTYDYHGGFDPQTNHNSPLYLNPKDTTGSIFSIEATVDAYINAGANPEDLNLGLPFYGRGWINVNATPETSLFHNGSAATSAGTDLGTWEGSSWDYWDIKTNYIGKRGYVRYWDDYAKCPYLYSEQTKVFITYDDEESLGYKLDYLKSRNLGGGMFWECSGDKEGELLEFTARSLGINNQVVTPTPIVTIAPTVSPSPTITPTPSVSLAPTPMVSPTPTPTINNIEPWNNTKIYVAGDKVTYNGSIYEAKWWTLGNIPGTEEWGPWKNIGVVRNNTASTILGTSFTPSEDANEILASENIQNETIPLWNSTTIYVAGDQAIYNGKVYEAKWWTLGDIPGTEDWKPWKFIRNVGEVTPTPTLTPSATPTPIPTISPTPTISPTPTVMPTPTITPMISPTVSPTPTPTIPSSDLPPYVLTGYWQNFNNGATSLKISDVPSTYNVICVAFAESTSTPGEVKFTLDSGLSTALGGYTEAQFISDIAAAKAKGQKVIISIGGEVGTVSVANDTQADIFANSVYNLMTKYGFDGVDIDLEHGISATYMEKALRSLYKKVGSDLIITMAPQTLDMQSTGYEYFKLALAIKDILTICNTQYYNSGAMLGYDGKVYSQGNADFLTALATIQLENGLRPDQVGLGLPASIKGAGSGYIDPSIVTSAFKSLVTGSKAGNFVAPNTYPTLRGIMTWSINWDAQNNYKFSNAVAACFDELN